The nucleotide window CAAAGATTCCTGGGAAAAAATCCAGTCAGATTTTTTGGACTCATTTTCAGGATTATAATAATTAACCTCAAAAGAATTGTGTTTTTCGTCTTTTAATAGAACTGAAAGATTGAAATAAACCTCGGGAATAAAGGCCTTAATTTCTTCTTCCCTTTCAACAACTAACTTTAGACCAATAGATTGGACACGTCCGGCAGCAGGAATTTTAGGTGCATTTTGAATTTTAGTTTTTAACAACGAAGAAAGACGAAAGCCAATAATTCTATCAAGCATTCGTCTAGTTTGCTGGGAATTTACCAAATCTTGATTGAGAAGACCCGGATTTTCAAGAGCAGAAATAATTGCTGGTTTTGTAATTTCGTTATATTTTATCCGTTGATATTTATCAACGACATCAAGATATTCAACAAGTGAAGCACCAATTGCTTCACCTTCGCGATCAGCATCGGTTGCTATAATGACTGTTTTAGCTTTTTTTGCTAATTTTTTTAATTCAGTTACAGTTTTTCTCTTAGTTTTATCAATTACATAAGAAGGTGTTCAGGTTTTTAAATTAATTCCAAGCCCAAATTCACCGGTTTTAGCCAAATTTGTAATGTGACCAACACAAGATGTTACTGTATAAGATGAATCTAGATAAGATGAAATCGTATTGATTTTATTTGGAGATTCAACAATTATTAGCTTTTCCACGATTTAAGGACAATTTTAACTTTTTAATTCTTTTCTTTTAATTTCTTTAAGACGTGCAGATTTTCCAGAACGTTCCTTCATATAATATAATTTTGCGCGACGAACTTTGTTTGAACGGACAACTTCAATTTTGTCAACAAGTGGAGAATGAAGTAAAAATGTTCTCTCAACACCAACACCGTGAGAAATTTTACGAACTACAAAGCTTGAAGATAGCCCATTTTTCTTAAATTTAATTACTAAACCTTCAAAAATTTGAATTCTACTTTTATTACCTTCTTGAATTTTAACGTGAACACGAACGTTATCGCCTGGCTGAAAAGTTTGGAAATCACGTATTTGGGTTGCTTCAACAATTTCCATTAATCTTGTTTGCATGTCTTACTCCTTAAAAATTTTTTTGTTGATTTATAAATTATAATAAAAAAAATTTATTTAACTATTTTTTTCTTTAAATTTTATATACTTCTCTCATAAATCAGGGCGTTTTTTTTGGGTATTAATTTCTCTTTGCTTTTGACGCCAGGATTCAATGTCTTTATGATTGCCTGAAATTAAAACTTCAGGAACTAATAACCCACGAAAATTTGCTGGTCGAGAATATTGAGGATAATCTAATAAAAAATTATTAAAAGTTTCATTATCTAAAGAATTTGGGTTTATTACGTTTGGCTGTAAACGCGAAATTGCATCAATTATTGCCATTGCAGCTATTTCGCCCCCAGTTAAAACAAAATCACCTAAAGACAATTCAAAATCGATGAAATTATCAATAATTCTTTGATCAAAACCTTCATAATGACCACATAAAAGAGTTATTTCTGGCTCTTTTGCTAATTTTTTTGCAATATTTTGGTCAAATTTTTTACCTTGAGGGCTCAGAGCTATTTTTATGCCTCCAACCTTTTCAAGAGCATCAACAACTGGCTGAATTTGCAAAAGTAAACCAGGGCCACCGCCATAAACATAATCATCTACTTTTTGATGCTTATTTTGACTAAAATCGCGAAAATTAATAATATTAACTGATATATCTCCTCTTTGAATTGCCTTTCCAATGATTGATTCAGAAGTAAAGGTTTCAAAATAGCGGGGAAACAATGTTAAAACATTAATTTTCATCTTTTAAGTTTTGAAAGAACTTTATGCTGAATGTTTTTGTTCTAAAAAAGTTTCAAAAATACCTTTTTTAGAAAAAATAGTTCGCACAGTGTTTGTTGTTTGAGCGCCTATATGCAATCAACGATATGTTTTTTCTAAATTAACCCTAGCAACTTTTTTCTGAGGATCATAAAATCCAAGTGATTCAATAAAACGACCATCACGAGGTGCACGCGCATCTGCGACAACTATTTTATAAATTGGACTAAATTTAGAGCCCATTCTTTGAAGACGAATTTTTACCATTTTAGTTCCTTTACTAGCTTTTTTGGGTTATTTTCATTAAGCAATTAAATAATTATATCATAAAATAATAAAAAAACAAATTTTTAAATAATTTTTGAGCGTGAAAAATCTAAAAAGATTAGCAAACACAGTTAATTTTATTGTTTCTTGAAATATATTAAATATTTAGTTAAAATATTCTCTAAGAAAAGTGGTTCTAATTTTTTTTAACAGTTGATTGTTGCGTTATATAGCGATAAATTTTGTTTTTTTATGGTTATTTACTAAAACAAAGGAGCTTTTTTCAAAGCTTTTCATCATAGGATTGATGTGGCTAGTTTTGCAAAAATCTTTGTTGATAAAATTATTTAAATCTAAATTGTTTCATAAATTTGCAAATTAGAATTGAATAAAGATATTTTACCATAAAATCTAAATTTTTTAAATTTAAACATAAAAATTTTAACTTAAAAAGTAAAATTACAAAATTTTTAAACTGCTTTTTTAGTTAAAATACTGGCAAAAATCATAAAAAAACTACTATTTAAACTCAATGCAAATAGAAAACTCGTTTTTATTTGCGTCGAGCCTAAAAAAACATATGAAGTTTTGAAAGAACAAAAACCAAAAGCCATAAATTTGTAGATTTCTAAACGGTTAAATTTAAGGCATTCCATTAAGGCATTCCATTAAGGCATTCCATCATATTTAAAAATATAATGGATAATTCGCACTGTCTGATTTTATTAGACAAAAAACATAACTAAGTCCCCCTTAATTCTAAAATCCAAATTTATTAATTATTCTTAGTCAAATTTATTATAACATAATTTTATTTTAGACCAAGCATTTTTTTTTTTTTTTGCAGAAGGTTAATTTTAAAATAATAAAATTAAGATTTTAGCGTCAAAAAACGTGATTTAGCGGTATTTTTGCGTATTTATATTCGCTAAAAAGTGAATTTTTGGCATCAAACTGTAAAACTCAGGAGTTTTGTTAATTATTCTTTTGTGGTTAAATATTAACAAAAGGTCTACTATAATTTCAAGACGGTAAATTCTTTATTAAATAAAATTTAGTCACCCAATGAAATTAAAAATTCGGAAAAATATTGCAAAAATTTCAAATTGTGCTATAATTATTTTGCATTTTTAAATTAACAGCATTAAATATTGTTAAAAAAAATTCAAAATTTGTCAAGATTTGTGAGTATCCTGCTGTTGGTGAAAACATTAGATTTTGAATTCATTTAATAAATATTTAGTTTTCTCTTTTTAGTCTAAAAATGCAAATTAAATTAGTAAAAGGAGAAAAATGTCACGCTATACAGGCCCAATTTTTAAAAAATCACGTCGTGTTGGCTTTTCTATTCTTGAAACTGGAAAAGAATTTGCAAAAGGTAAACAACGAAAATACGCACCAGGGCAACATGGTCAAAGACGTTCAAAACTTTCTGACTACGGTGTTCACCTTCGTGAAAAACAAAAAGTCCGTTTTATGTACGGTTTATCAGAAAAACAGTTTAGAAATACATATAAAAAAGCAACTAAAAAAACTGGTATTGCCGGAACTTTATTCTTACAAGCGCTCGAATCTCGACTTGATAATTCCGTATATCGCGCAGGATTTGCCGAAACTCGTCGTCAAGCTCGTCAATTAGTTAGCCACGGTCATTTTTTGGTTAATGGGAAAAAAGTTAATATTCCATCATACCAATTAAGACAAGGTGATACATTTGAATTAACTAAGTTAAAAAATGAAAAAATCCGTAAAAACGAGCAAATTTTAACAGCATTAGAAACAAAAACAGCCGCACCTTGGCTTGAAGTTGATAAACAAAATTTCAAAGTTGTTTTTTCTCGTCGTCCGGAACGTTCTGAGTTAAATCAGGAAATTAAAGAATCACTAATTGTTGAGTTCTACAGTAAATAATCTAATATTCTATATAATTGAAAAATCCAAACCTTGATTAGTTTGGATTTTTTTTGTTAAAAATGGTATAATTTAACAAAAATAAGGGGGAAAAATGCCAAAAAAATTTGCTATATCTTCAGATCATGCTGGTTTTGAGAGAAAAAAAGAAATAATTCAATATCTTGAATCCTTAGGTCATCAAGTTACCGACCTAGGGCCATATAATGATGAGTCAAGTTCTTATGCAATTTATGGGAAAAAGTTAGCTAATTTTTTACTTGAAAATGAAAATCAGATCGGAATTGGAATTTGTGGAACAGGTCTTGGTATGTCTTATGCGCTAAATCGTTTTAAAGGGATTCGTGCCGCAAGAGTAACAAATGAAAATGATGCTTTTTTGGCCAAATTACATAATAATGCAAATGCTCTAGCTCTTTCGGGTAGATTTAATTCCCTTGAAGAATCTAAAAAAATTATTGATAAATTTTTAGAAGCAGAATACGAAGCTGGCCGGCACCAATCTCGAATTGACGAATTGGACAAATAAAATGCCTGAATTGCCAGAAGTTGTAACCGTTGTAAATGCCTTAAAAAACGAGATTATCGGTAAAAAAATAGTCAATGTTTTGGCTAAAGATGAAAGTTTTGTAAAAGAAATTTCATTTGTTGAATTTCAAAAAATATTGAAAAATTCAACTATAATTGATGTTCAAAATAGGGCTAAACATATTTTATTTTTCTTAGATAACCAAAAAGTTTTACTCTCACATTTGCGAATGAACGGGAAATATTTTACTTATAAGTACCCAAAATGAAATAAATTTGACTATATTTCCTTTATTTTTTCAGATAATTCGGTTTTAAATTATAATGATAGTCGAAAATTCGGGACTTTTATTATTAGAGATCGTTTTAATTTATTCAAAACTAAACCCTTAGTCGATTTAGGACCTGAACCTTTTTATATTAATGTTGAGGATTTTTACCAAAAAATCCAAAAATCAACTCGCTCAATCAAATCGATTTTACTTGATCAGAAAATAATGAGTGGGCTAGGAAATATTTATGCTGATGAGGTTTGTTTTGCGGCTAAAATTTCTCCAGACAAAATTGCTAACCAAATAACCTTAGAACAAGCCAAAATAATCGTTGAAAAGAGCAAAGAAATTCTGCAAAAATCAATTGAATTGGGTGGATCAAGTATAAATTCATATACTTCTTTGAATGCTAAAGAGGGTAAATTTCAAAATTTTTTGAAGGTACATACTAAAAAAAAATTTACCTTGCACTAAGTGCAATGAAAAAATTTTAAAAGTTGTTGTTGCTGGCAGAGGAACTTATTTTTGCCCAACCTGCCAAGTTGAATAAAAAACCTATCGCGAGTTTCCCAGTTTGATAAAATAATCTTAAAAAAGTATCCGGTTTTTTGGGTACTTCTTTAACTTTTTTGGCAAAAGTTAATTGCATATTTTAAAACACTAGAAAAATCATAAAAAATACAACTATTATTTAAACTCAATGCAAATAGAAAACTCGTTTTTATTTAAATTGAGCCTAAAAAAATATGTGAAGTTTTGAAAGAGCCATAACCAAAAGCCCTAAATTTCTAGATTTCTAAACGGTGAAATTTAAGGCATTCCATCATATTTAAAAATATAATGGATAATTCGCATTTTCTGATTTTTTAGTCAAAAAACATAACTAAGTCCTCCCTAATTCAATACCAAAATTTATTAATTATTCTTAAGTGAGTCTAATTATAACCTAAATTTTTTTTACACCAAGAATTTTTTTTTTTTTTTGGAAATGGTTAAATTTAAACTAATAAAAATTAAGGTTTCACGCTCAAAAAACCAGGATTTACCGGTATTTTTGCATATTTGTATTCAGTAAAAGTTAATTTTCGCCATCAAACTGCCAAACTCAGGGCGAACTTATTTTTGCCCAACCTGCCAAATTGAATAAAAAAACCTATGAATTTATAGGTTTTTTTATTCAATTTTACTTTTAATTAGCTCTCAAAATTCTTCTTCAGAGATTCTTTTAACACCTAATTTAATTGCTTTTTCTATTTTTGATCCGGTCGATTCGCCTGTTACCAAATAAGCGGTTTGTTTTGTTATTGATGTGTGAAAATATGCGCCTGTTTCTTCGATAATTTTAACAAATTCGTGTCTTGGTTTGGATAATTTGCCTGAAATTGCAAATGAAGTTCAACCAATTAAAGACGGTGAAATAGTTGGATTTTTAAAATTAAAATTCACATTTTCAAGACAGTCAAGTAGTTTTTGATTTTCCTCATTATTAAAATATTCAGTTAGTGAACTAATTATAACTGGGCCAAAATCATTTTGATTTTTCAATATTTCAAAATCTAATTTTCTTAATTCAGAAATATTTTTGGCATATCTTGCAAGAATTTTAGCGGCTTTTATTCCGACATTTTTTATTCCTAAACCAAAAATTAACCTATGAAAATCGATGTTTTTTGCTTTTTCAACCTCATTAAGCAATTTAATTATTGACTTAATTTGTAAAGATGGAGCGCGTTTATTTTCTGAATTTAATTCACTAGGTTTAAATTCAGAATAAATTTTTTCAAGGTTATTTTTAAGGTCAAAAATGTCACAAATATTAGAAATAATTTTTTTATCCAGTAGTGTTTGAATTCTTTTTTCGGCTAAAGTTTCAATATTTAAAGCGGCTTTTGATGAAAAGTGAACGATTTTTTGGAGAATTATGTCAGGACAATTTTTGTTTTGACAAAATTGATCAATTCCTGATTCGCTAAAAATTAGTTCAGACTGACATTTTGGACAGTTTTTTGCAATTGAAAAGTTAGTTTTTTCATGGTTTTCAACGCTTCCGATAATTTGCGGGATAATTTCGCCCGCTTTTTTAACAAAAACATCAGACATTAAATTTAATTTTAGATTTTCAATATAAGAATAATTAGGTAAAACAGCCGAAGAAATAAGACTACCACCAAGATTTACGGGCTCAATTTTGGCATTATATGTGACTTTTCCGGTTCTTCCAATTGTGGGAAAAATTTCTAGTAGTTTAGTTTTTGCAACGTCATCTTCAAATTTAAAGGCAATAATACTGTGAGGAAATTTTGAAGTAAACCCTAGCTGATCATAAAGCAAAAATTCATTAATTTTGATAACAACGCCGTCAATATTGTAATTTAGTTGCTCTCTTTTTTGCTTAATTTGACCAATAAAGTCAAAAACATCGTTTAAATTATTGCATTTTTTTTGAAAATCATTAGTTTTAAAACCTAATTTTTTTAAAAAAGTGATTGCCTCTGACTGTCTAAAAATTTTATGTTTTTCTGGTTTTACAAGTGTGTAAAAAAATCCGCTTAAAAACGAAAAATCATCGCTATTTGAATCTTTTTGGTTCTTTTTATATCGTCTAAGAATTCCACTTGCGGCATTACGAGGATTTTTAAAGACATTTGTCTCAGTTTGTAAACTTTCAAAGGAAGAATTATCTATGTAAATTTCCCCTCTGATTTCAAGGTCGTCAAAATACTCTATTGTTTTAGGGATAAATTCATCTTTAATTTTAAGGACATTAACTAAAACATCCTCGCCAAAAACACCGTCGCCACGAGTCAGTGCTTGAATAAGTTGGCCATTTTTATAAATTAGTGAAAGTGAAATTCCATCAATTTTTGGCTCGACAAAAAAAGTTACATTTTCTAAAATTACCATTGCTTTTTGGGCTCATTTTTCAAGTTCAGATTTTGTATGAGCCTTGTTGAGCGATAACATCGGAACTGAGTGTTTAATTTTGGCAAATTTTGAAGTAATTTTGCTGCCAACTTGTTGACTTGGGGATGAATTAAGTTCGTCTAAAGTAAAAAGATAGTAATATTTTTGCTCCAAATTTATTAATTCTCTCAGCTTTTTATCATAAATTAAATCATCAACAAGCGGATTTTGCAGTTGATAGTAATGATGATTTCAAATTTCAATTTGCTTTCTTAGCTCAAGAATTTCATTGCGAATTTTAGAATTATTTTCCATGATTAAATTTTTTGATTAGTATAGAGTCATCAAAATGGAAGGCGCGAAATTGGAATAATATTCATTTCCATTAAAACTGTCAAAGTAATAAGGGCAATAAAAATAAGGGCAAAAAGATAATCAAGCTTGTTAAAAACTAGACGGCGATAACGGCTTCTTTTTGCATAAACATCATAACCGCGGACGTCCATAGCATTAGAAAGATCTTCAGCCCGTGAAAAAGCAAGTACAAAAAGTGGGATTACTAAAGTTATTAATGATTTGACTTTATCCTTAATTTTTCCGTGTTTAAAATCAACCCCACGTGAAGACTGAGCTTTCATAATTCGGGTCGCCTCAAGTAACAAAGTCGGAATAAAACGAATCGCGATTGAAATAATCATTGCAATTATATGGGTTGGAATGAATAAAAGTTTTAAGGGTAAAATTAAATCTTCAATTGCACGGGTTAGTAAAAATGGCT belongs to Mesomycoplasma ovipneumoniae and includes:
- the rplS gene encoding 50S ribosomal protein L19; protein product: MQTRLMEIVEATQIRDFQTFQPGDNVRVHVKIQEGNKSRIQIFEGLVIKFKKNGLSSSFVVRKISHGVGVERTFLLHSPLVDKIEVVRSNKVRRAKLYYMKERSGKSARLKEIKRKELKS
- the trmD gene encoding tRNA (guanosine(37)-N1)-methyltransferase TrmD, producing MKINVLTLFPRYFETFTSESIIGKAIQRGDISVNIINFRDFSQNKHQKVDDYVYGGGPGLLLQIQPVVDALEKVGGIKIALSPQGKKFDQNIAKKLAKEPEITLLCGHYEGFDQRIIDNFIDFELSLGDFVLTGGEIAAMAIIDAISRLQPNVINPNSLDNETFNNFLLDYPQYSRPANFRGLLVPEVLISGNHKDIESWRQKQREINTQKKRPDLWEKYIKFKEKNS
- the rpsP gene encoding 30S ribosomal protein S16 is translated as MVKIRLQRMGSKFSPIYKIVVADARAPRDGRFIESLGFYDPQKKVARVNLEKTYRWLHIGAQTTNTVRTIFSKKGIFETFLEQKHSA
- the rpsD gene encoding 30S ribosomal protein S4 — its product is MSRYTGPIFKKSRRVGFSILETGKEFAKGKQRKYAPGQHGQRRSKLSDYGVHLREKQKVRFMYGLSEKQFRNTYKKATKKTGIAGTLFLQALESRLDNSVYRAGFAETRRQARQLVSHGHFLVNGKKVNIPSYQLRQGDTFELTKLKNEKIRKNEQILTALETKTAAPWLEVDKQNFKVVFSRRPERSELNQEIKESLIVEFYSK
- the rpiB gene encoding ribose 5-phosphate isomerase B yields the protein MPKKFAISSDHAGFERKKEIIQYLESLGHQVTDLGPYNDESSSYAIYGKKLANFLLENENQIGIGICGTGLGMSYALNRFKGIRAARVTNENDAFLAKLHNNANALALSGRFNSLEESKKIIDKFLEAEYEAGRHQSRIDELDK
- the ligA gene encoding NAD-dependent DNA ligase LigA, coding for MENNSKIRNEILELRKQIEIWNHHYYQLQNPLVDDLIYDKKLRELINLEQKYYYLFTLDELNSSPSQQVGSKITSKFAKIKHSVPMLSLNKAHTKSELEKWAQKAMVILENVTFFVEPKIDGISLSLIYKNGQLIQALTRGDGVFGEDVLVNVLKIKDEFIPKTIEYFDDLEIRGEIYIDNSSFESLQTETNVFKNPRNAASGILRRYKKNQKDSNSDDFSFLSGFFYTLVKPEKHKIFRQSEAITFLKKLGFKTNDFQKKCNNLNDVFDFIGQIKQKREQLNYNIDGVVIKINEFLLYDQLGFTSKFPHSIIAFKFEDDVAKTKLLEIFPTIGRTGKVTYNAKIEPVNLGGSLISSAVLPNYSYIENLKLNLMSDVFVKKAGEIIPQIIGSVENHEKTNFSIAKNCPKCQSELIFSESGIDQFCQNKNCPDIILQKIVHFSSKAALNIETLAEKRIQTLLDKKIISNICDIFDLKNNLEKIYSEFKPSELNSENKRAPSLQIKSIIKLLNEVEKAKNIDFHRLIFGLGIKNVGIKAAKILARYAKNISELRKLDFEILKNQNDFGPVIISSLTEYFNNEENQKLLDCLENVNFNFKNPTISPSLIGWTSFAISGKLSKPRHEFVKIIEETGAYFHTSITKQTAYLVTGESTGSKIEKAIKLGVKRISEEEFWELIKSKIE